A genomic segment from Caldalkalibacillus thermarum encodes:
- a CDS encoding L,D-transpeptidase family protein — MSQGDRGLRVNDLQQALGLLGYELVQDGIFGPQTQQKLLVFQEDHGLPVSGRLDKATAEKLNHALNQQGITEPVGIKAAHPPTQGYWVAVNKSTNRLLLFQGERAIADYPVASRKNASLTPEGQFKIVFKAIDPAWGGAGIAPPVAGGHPDNPLESRWLGLDIGGGGTYGIHGTNNPANIGTYASLGCVRMHNHDVEYLYELLPEHTPVWIGSTQQLENWGIR, encoded by the coding sequence ATCAGTCAAGGAGACAGAGGGTTAAGAGTAAACGATTTACAGCAGGCATTGGGTTTACTCGGCTATGAACTGGTCCAAGATGGGATCTTTGGACCACAAACCCAACAAAAACTGCTGGTCTTTCAGGAGGATCACGGGCTTCCGGTCAGCGGACGCTTGGACAAAGCAACGGCAGAGAAACTGAACCACGCCTTAAATCAACAGGGGATCACTGAGCCGGTAGGAATTAAGGCGGCTCATCCTCCTACTCAAGGCTACTGGGTGGCGGTCAACAAGTCCACTAACCGCCTGCTTTTGTTCCAGGGTGAAAGAGCGATCGCCGATTATCCTGTCGCCTCAAGAAAAAATGCTTCTCTTACTCCGGAAGGACAATTTAAGATTGTCTTCAAAGCCATTGACCCGGCCTGGGGCGGGGCTGGCATTGCCCCTCCTGTCGCTGGCGGTCATCCTGACAACCCGCTGGAATCCCGCTGGTTGGGTCTTGATATTGGGGGAGGAGGCACTTACGGCATTCATGGCACCAATAATCCGGCCAACATTGGGACGTATGCTTCACTGGGATGTGTGCGCATGCACAATCATGATGTGGAATACTTGTATGAGCTGTTGCCGGAGCACACTCCTGTCTGGATTGGCTCAACCCAGCAGCTAGAGAATTGGGGAATCCGTTAA